One Mustela nigripes isolate SB6536 chromosome 5, MUSNIG.SB6536, whole genome shotgun sequence DNA segment encodes these proteins:
- the LOC132017846 gene encoding HLA class II histocompatibility antigen, DR alpha chain: MAINGVPVLGFFIMTLLMGPQESQAIKEDHVIIQAEFYLTPDQSGEFMFDFDGDEIFHVDMEKKETVWRLEEFGRFASFEAQGALANIAVDKANLDIMIKLSNHTPNTNVPPEVTVLSNTPVELGEPNTLICFIDKFSPPVINVTWLRNGNPVTTGVSETVFLPREDHLFRKFHYLPFLPSANDVYDCKVEHWGLEEPLLKHWEFEPPTPLPETTENVVCALGLVVGLVGIIVGTIFIIKGMRKANAGERRGPL, encoded by the exons atggCCATAAATGGAGTCCCAGTGCTAGGATTTTTCATCATGACTTTACTGATGGGTCCTCAAGAATCACAGGCTATCAAAG AGGACCATGTGATCATCCAGGCTGAGTTCTATCTGACCCCTGACCAATCAGGCGAGTTTATGTTTGACTTCGATGGTGATGAGATTTTCCATGTGGATATGGAAAAGAAGGAGACAGTGTGGCGGCTGGAAGAATTTGGACGCTTTGCCAGCTTTGAGGCGCAGGGTGCCTTGGCCAACATAGCTGTGGACAAAGCTAACCTGGACATCATGATAAAGCTCTCCAACCACACCCCAAACACCAATG TACCTCCAGAGGTGACTGTGCTCTCAAACACCCCTGTGGAACTGGGAGAGCCCAACACCCTCATCTGCTTCATCGACAAGTTCTCCCCACCAGTGATCAATGTCACGTGGCTCCGAAATGGAAACCCTGTCACCACAGGAGTGTCCGAGACAGTCTTCCTGCCTAGGGAAGACCACCTTTTCCGCAAGTTCCACTatctccccttcctgccctcagCCAACGATGTCTATGACTGCAAGGTGGAGCACTGGGGTTTGGAGGAGCCTCTTCTCAAGCACTGGG AGTTTGAACCACCAACCCCTCTCCCAGAGACAACTGAGAATGTGGTGTGTGCCCTGGGCCTGGTTGTGGGTTTGGTGGGTATCATTGTCGGGACCATCTTCATCATCAAGGGCATGCGCAAGGCCAATGCTGGCGAACGCCGAGGGCCTCTGTGA